The sequence CTTTAAGTCCCGACGTAACAACAAAAACGTCTTTTAAATCGCCGACAATAACCTGTATCTCAGTATTCACAATTTTATTTTCGCTGTTGGCAACGTAAACAAAATGTTTACCCTGTATTTCGTAACTGGCTGGTTGGGGAACGAGCAAAACATTTTTGCGGTATTCGGGCAAACGAATATTTCCGCTTCCTCCTGAGCGCAAATCACCTTCGACATTGGGGAACGAAGCACGCATATTTATGGCACCGGTTTGCGGATCAACAATTCCGCTGGCAATTTCAATTTTACCTTTTTGCGGATAAACCGATTGATCGGGAAGAATGAGGTCAACATCCGGCAGGTTTGCCAGTTTTTCGGTGGTGGTATTTCCTTCCAGGTTTTTAGTAAGTTGCAGAAATGCTTTTTCGTTGATAGAGAAATAAGCACGCATACTAGCTGTATTTGAAACAGTTGTAAGTGGCTGTGTAACTGAACTGCTTACCAAACTTCCAACCCGGTAAGGGAATGTCCCGATAAATCCGTCGGTTGGGCTGCTTATCATTGTATAACTGAGGTTGGCTTTTGCATTAGCTAAATTGGCGTTGGCTTGTGCCAGTTGCGCCTCGGCACTTTGTAATGAAGTTTTAACTGATTCCAGTTGGAAATCGCTGACAATGTCTTTTTCTACCAGTGGTCTTGTTTTTTCCAATTCAATTTTTGCTGTGGCCACTTGCGACTCAGCTACTTTTACCTGAGCTTCGGCCGATCTTACCTGTGCCCGAATATCGTTGGCATTTAATTGAAAAAGAAGCTGGCCTTTTTTTACATAGTCGCCTTCGTCAACAAAAATTTTCTCGATGTAACCTGCTACTCTCGGTCGAATTTCAACGGTTTGTTCGCCTTCAAGTGTAGCCGGAAAATCTTTGTAAAGGGTAATATTCTGTGGCGTAATTTCCTGAACCAGGTACTCGCCAACCTGTCCGCCCATCATCGGGTTACTCCCTTGCTGGTTAGAGCAGGCTGAGAAAATAAAGAGAATGGCAATAACTGCCATACTTGTGGATTGCTTAATTGTTTTCATGTGTAATTATTGTTCTGTTATTATTTAATTGCTTGGTTACAGCACGACAGGCATTCTTTAAAGCCCGTATTTTGCTGGATCTTGGAAATGACATTTTCAAAATTTGTTAGCTCTTCCTGAGAAATACCATCCAAAAGTTCTGACGAAACTTCAACCGATTTGGCTTTCATTAAATCAAACATATCAAGACCTTGTTTTGTGAGCTTAAGATTTTTCTTTCGCTTGTCAACCTCGTCTTGTGTCCGCTCAATATAACCCAAATCAATTAGGGTATTAATTTGCCGGGTAACAATTGATTTGTCGCGCAGAAAGTGATTTGCCAGATCTTGTTGTGTAGATTCTGAATTTTCGTTGATATAATGCAGCACAACGAATTGTTCCAGAGTAAGATCTAAATTGTTTTCCTTAAACTTTGCCATTAACTTGAAGCGCACTAATTTCATCGTTTGCCCAAGTAGATAGGTCAATGGCTCTTGTGTTCTCATAACTTATTCTGTTTCTGTGTTGCAAAACTATGACAAATTAGTTGCAAAAGTCAACTAGTTTGCCCTAAATATTTATTAAATTTTTTAATTAGCCTTCTAAGTGTTTGTCAAACTGGTGATTGTGTGCTGTTTCTATTGTTAACTGAATTTGAACAGGTAGCGTTTTAACTTCATAACAAAGGAAAAAGGCAGTAGTTGAGTTTCTTTTTGGTTTTTCCTACCTAAATGTAGGTTATCTCAATGTTAACACCCTGAATGCCCTTTAAACATGGGCTTCTTAAAATTTTCCACCTTAATGTGCAGTAAACAGTATCGTCCTACAATTATGTAGGATTGTCCCGATGATCAACTCTCGAAAAATAAAAGTTTGAAAATTTTTTAGCAACAGTATATCAGCAAGTTATTTGAGGTTTGACAGAGAGAAATATGTTGTCGAACATGTTTTTTGGCACAACTATGGCACATAAGAAATCAAACGATTTAAACTTAAAATACAAAAATCATGAGAAAGATTGCAATTTATGGAAAGGGTGGAATTGGTAAATCAACCACAACCCAAAATACTGTAGCAGGTTTAGTTGAAGCAGGTAAAAATGTAAAAGTAGTGGGTTGCGACCCTAAAGCTGACTCAACCCGATTATTGTTGGGTGGTTTGGCTCAGAAAACAGTGTTGGATACACTTCGCGAAGAAGGTGAAGATGTAGAGTTGGAAGACATTGTAAAAGTAGGATACGGCGGTGTTCGTTGTGTTGAATCAGGTGGTCCTGAACCAGGTGTAGGATGTGCCGGTCGTGGTATCATTACTTCTATTAACATGCTGGAGCAGTTAGGTGCATGGGATGAAAAATTCGAATTGGACTACACTTTCTACGATGTACTTGGTGACGTTGTTTGTGGTGGTTTCGCTATGCCAATTCGCGAAGGAAAAGCTGAAGAGATCTACATTGTAGTATCGGGAGAGATGATGGCTATGTATGCTGCCAACAACATCTGTAAAGGTATTAAAAAGTATGCTCAGGCAGGTGGTGTTCGTTTAGGCGGATTGATCTGTAACTCACGTAAAGTAGACAACGAGTCGCAAATGATCGAGGAGTTGGCAAAACGTTTGGGTACTCAAATGATCCACTTCGTACCTCGCGATAATATGGTTCAACAAGCTGAGATTAACCGTAAGACAGTTATCGATTTCAAATCAGATCATCCACAGGCCGACGAGTACCGTGCATTAGCAAAAGCTATCGACGAGAACGAATTGTTCGTAATTCCTGAGCCACTGGAAATTGAAGAGTTAGAGAAATTGTTGATCGATTTCGGTATTGCCAGCTAATTGAGTATTAACCCATTAAAGATTTAGTAGTTATGTTAATGATAAG comes from uncultured Draconibacterium sp. and encodes:
- a CDS encoding efflux RND transporter periplasmic adaptor subunit; its protein translation is MKTIKQSTSMAVIAILFIFSACSNQQGSNPMMGGQVGEYLVQEITPQNITLYKDFPATLEGEQTVEIRPRVAGYIEKIFVDEGDYVKKGQLLFQLNANDIRAQVRSAEAQVKVAESQVATAKIELEKTRPLVEKDIVSDFQLESVKTSLQSAEAQLAQANANLANAKANLSYTMISSPTDGFIGTFPYRVGSLVSSSVTQPLTTVSNTASMRAYFSINEKAFLQLTKNLEGNTTTEKLANLPDVDLILPDQSVYPQKGKIEIASGIVDPQTGAINMRASFPNVEGDLRSGGSGNIRLPEYRKNVLLVPQPASYEIQGKHFVYVANSENKIVNTEIQVIVGDLKDVFVVTSGLKAGDKIVLEGITTLRDGMEIKPKLAGQKAVAENNQPSNN
- a CDS encoding MarR family transcriptional regulator, translated to MRTQEPLTYLLGQTMKLVRFKLMAKFKENNLDLTLEQFVVLHYINENSESTQQDLANHFLRDKSIVTRQINTLIDLGYIERTQDEVDKRKKNLKLTKQGLDMFDLMKAKSVEVSSELLDGISQEELTNFENVISKIQQNTGFKECLSCCNQAIK
- the nifH gene encoding nitrogenase iron protein, producing MRKIAIYGKGGIGKSTTTQNTVAGLVEAGKNVKVVGCDPKADSTRLLLGGLAQKTVLDTLREEGEDVELEDIVKVGYGGVRCVESGGPEPGVGCAGRGIITSINMLEQLGAWDEKFELDYTFYDVLGDVVCGGFAMPIREGKAEEIYIVVSGEMMAMYAANNICKGIKKYAQAGGVRLGGLICNSRKVDNESQMIEELAKRLGTQMIHFVPRDNMVQQAEINRKTVIDFKSDHPQADEYRALAKAIDENELFVIPEPLEIEELEKLLIDFGIAS